GAATATTACCTTTCAGGTAATGAGGTCCAGACCAAATTCAGGCGTGGTGGCGCAGATATCAATGAAGACACAGTTTCAGAACTTGAAAAATTTGCGACTGGCGGGCTAATGGACCGGAGAGTATGGGTAACACCTGGTTTGCCATTCATGATCCCTATCACGCTGGGATTTTTTACAGCCGTGTTTTTTGGGGATCTGATATTCATGCTTGCAAAATTACTATTAAATTACTAAGGTAATCTAGGTAATCTCCCGTATAGTAAATAACATAACAAAAAAGGAAGAATCCCATGGATATAACCCCGGCACTTACCACCTTCGGACTTATAGCACTGGCAGAGTTCGGAGATAAGACCCAGTTGATAGCGATCGCATTGTCTGCAAGGTATTCCAGGGTGCATGTTTTTGCAGGTTTGATATCTGCTTTTATAGTGCTTACCGCCATTGCTGTGGGTGTGGGAGAAGTAATATTAAATTTTGTCAATCCACATATCATCGGGTTCGGTGCAGGACTACTGTTTATTCTATTCGGGATAATGACATTACTATGGGATGACAATGATGAGGCTTCTATAAAGAATTCAGGAGCCAGTAGTGTCTTTTTTACTGCTTTCAGTATGATCGCGTTGGCAGAATTGGGAGATAAGACCGAAATTGCAGTTATTGCCCTGTCCGCCCGGTTCCACGCGCCAATTATGGTGTTTCTGGGTGCAGTATTGGCTCTAGGTCTGATCAGTGCAATGGGTGTAGCTATTGGAAGTAAGCTGTCAACAAAGATCGCGCTGGATAAACTCAGGATAGGGTCTGGAATTTTATTTATTGTATTCGGGATAATGTTCCTGATCGGAAATTAAATTTACGCAAATGTTTTATCAAACAAAAACATTATACTTTACACTCAACAGTATTTTTATTCGAGGTGAATATCAATGGGTTTACAGGAAATTTTAAAAGCTACCTTTAAGGGGGAAACCACGGAAGTTGGATGGTATCTGGCAATGTCAAAGATCGCTGAAGAAGAGGGACTTTCACATGTTGCCACTTATTTACGACAGATCGCAATGGATGAGGCATGGCATGCTGCAGAAGTAGCCAAACTTCTGGGTATGGTAAAGGATACCAAATCCAATCTTACCATGATGCTTGAAGGCGAGACTATGGCAGAGGTTGAAAAAGGAGAAGCTGCCGAGATGGCACGAAAGGAAGGAAATACAGCTGCAGCTTTGTTCTTCGAGAGTGCGGCAAAGGATGAGGCCAGGCACAAAGCAGGACTTAAAGGGATCGTAGAAAAACTCTAGGTCTCAATTACTTTTTCCAATTATTTTACCTTTATTTCATCATTTTTCTATTCACAGCAATATTAAACCAAGTTGATTGGAAATAGTACCCACAACAATTGACAGTATAATGGTAAATCCTGAGATCAGTATCATATTCTTCCACCCCAGTTCTCTACCGATAACAGCTATTGTAGCTGCACACGGGACATAGATGGTTGCCACCAGTGCAAATACATATATCTGCAGCGGGGTCATTGCATCGATAAATATGGCAGTACCTGCCAACACAGCCAATATTTCCAGCGCCATTTCCTTACGCAGGATGCCAAAGATAAAAGCAGTAGCAGTAAATGCTGGCAGGCCCAGCATTCCCACGAAAATTGGACTGGCCATATTCTCAAATACTGCCAATATCCCTAAAGTATCTATCACGCCAAGTAAACTGCTGCCTAATATCAGGATCGGGAAAGCCACGAATGTAAATCCTTTCATCCTGAACCAGGTTTTCTTTAGCATTACCTGCACATCAGGTTTCCTGAGCGGCGGCATTTCCATGATAAAGCCCACTTGATCACCTGACAATCCCTTACCCAATGTCCATCCGGTCAATAAGATAATGAAAAGTTCTATTACATATATGGAAATGGCGGCCCAAAATCCCACAAATGCACCTACTAGCCCCATGATAATAACTGTCCTGGCTGAGCAGGGTGTCAGGGCGATCATAGCTACTGTGATGATCTTTTCTCTCTGTGTATTAAGTGTACGGGCTGATATGATTGCTGGGACATTACAGCCGTATCCCAGAAGCAAGGGTATGATAGCACGTCCGTGTAAACCCAGCCTGTGCATGTACCTGTCCAGCAAAAACGCCACTCTGGGGAGGTATCCCGTACCTTCCATTAACGACAGGAACACATAGAACGTCCCGATAAAGGGTATAACGATAGCAAGCCCTGCCTCAAGACCTAATAGACCATAGATGATTGCACTTAAAGCTAAGGGATTTATTCCACTTAATGCCGAACCAACAGGAGTGATCACATAGGTTTCAAACAGGTTTACGATCCCTATCTCAAGATAACTGCCCACATTGAACACTACATAGAACATGATAAGCATAAAGGCTGCAAATATGGGCAAACCCCATATATTGGATGTCAGGATATCATCAACACGATCTATGAATTTCTTGGAAACGTCACTTTTTTTAAGTACTGTCTGTACCATCGAGCCTGATTCACCATAACGATCCCTTGTAATGGTATCTTTTATTGATATACCGTGGTCTGCTTCGATCTCAGGGGAGGCTTTTGATGCTTCCAGGACTTTTTCTGGATTTTCACAAAACCCTTCTACAAATTCCTTATCTCCTTCAAGGGCTCGAATACAGATACTGCGGCTTGTTTCAGGCACCTGCTTCCTGATATTTTCAATTGCACGCTCTACATGGTCGTCATATTTTACTCTTCGTCTCATCTTCTTGCATCGCTGGTGGCGCCTTGGTTGAACCGCCTCGATGGCTTTATGCAATGTTGTATCAATCCCGCTGCCTTTAATGGCAATAGTCGGAATAATATCTACACCCAGTTCTGACTCCAGGGCTTCAACATCGATCTTGATTCCCATTTGTTCGGCGGCGTCGATCTGGTTCAAGGCCACAACCATTGGTATATCAATCTCCAGCAACTGCAAAGTAAGATTGAGGTTTCTTGTCAGTCTGGTAGCATCTACGACATTTATGATCACGTCAGGACAATTTTGGATTAAGAATTTCATTGCTACCCTTTCATCCTCGGTGGATGCGGATAGAGAATAAATGCCAGGTAGATCTACCACATTTATTGACTGCCCTTCATGTTTTACTGTACCTTTTGTAATCTCAACTGTAGTGCCTGGGTAATTGGACACATCCACACCTATACCGGTCAGTCTTGAAAAAAATACACTCTTACCCACATTCGGGTTACCTACCATGGCAATGGTCAATGGGGTGTCAGGATCAAATTCGTTTTTTGTATCACAACATGATTTCAATTATTTCACGCTCTTTCGTCCAGGACGAGAATATTTTTTGCTATATCGCTACCTATAGCAACTTCAGCACCCATGGCAATTATGGACAGAGTACCTTTTCCAAGTTTACGTTTGATCTTGATCTTCTGGTCAGGTATGAGACCGATCGCTGATAACCTGTCCTTGACCTCCCGGGTCAGGGATATTACTTTTATTGTACCGCTTTCTCCTTCTTTTAATTCTGATAATGGAATATAATCCCTGTATGTTTGTGATGGTTTTGTGGGACAGCACTCTCCCTGACCTATGGGATTTCCATCTGGACAGATGTCCGGATGTCCCATATATGCACACATCTTCTCAAGAGTTGAATCTGAAATTGAGTGTTCCATTTCACAGGCTTCCTTATGGGCCTTGTCCGCTTCAGCACCCAACACATCAACCAGAAAGGTCTCTAATAACTGATGACGCCGTTTAATTCTCAGTGCTTCAGTACAACCGATGGAGGTCAGGGTAACCCCATAATAAGGTGTATATTCAATATATCCCGCCTCAGATAGCTTTTGAACCATCTCTGTAACACTGGGAGCTGATAGATTCAATTCATCTGCTATCTGGTTCGTTTTCGCCGGGCCGTTATTTTTTTTGGTAAGAAAGAGAATAGTCTCAAGATACTCCTCGATCCGTTCATTTACCATAATATTTCACAACACCACATTTTAGGCACTCCTAAATATATAGTTTTTGATTTAATACTTTCCAATATTATTATATGATTTGAAAAACAAGGAGTAATACAATAAACAGTTAAATAATGTAAGGAATTAGTTTTCTCATCAGTTTTCTGTTCCAGTTTAGGAATTTTTAACAAATACATTATCATTCAACAATTTACGACCAAAATTCAATCATGAAAGAACTTATCACCAGTACTAAGGAAGAATTAGCAAAAATATTATGGAAGTCAGATCCTCATATTTATAAGATACTCAAGAACAGTTCAAACGTTCATGATTCCAGAAACCGGATATTCCAGTACTTGAACAATGTAGATGCATCACTTTTTTCCATTTATTCACACACATCTTCAAGGGAAATGAACATCCTGGAAAAAAAGAATGCCAGGGATTGTATCAGAGTCCTGAGAACCATATTGAGGACGCAAAATGAAAAGCAGACCCATTTTTCAGCTCTCAGGGTGTTTTACAGGATCGTAAAAGAAAAAAGAGTGCAAAAGAATATCAGTAAA
This Methanosarcinales archaeon DNA region includes the following protein-coding sequences:
- a CDS encoding TMEM165/GDT1 family protein, which translates into the protein MDITPALTTFGLIALAEFGDKTQLIAIALSARYSRVHVFAGLISAFIVLTAIAVGVGEVILNFVNPHIIGFGAGLLFILFGIMTLLWDDNDEASIKNSGASSVFFTAFSMIALAELGDKTEIAVIALSARFHAPIMVFLGAVLALGLISAMGVAIGSKLSTKIALDKLRIGSGILFIVFGIMFLIGN
- a CDS encoding metal-dependent transcriptional regulator, translated to MVNERIEEYLETILFLTKKNNGPAKTNQIADELNLSAPSVTEMVQKLSEAGYIEYTPYYGVTLTSIGCTEALRIKRRHQLLETFLVDVLGAEADKAHKEACEMEHSISDSTLEKMCAYMGHPDICPDGNPIGQGECCPTKPSQTYRDYIPLSELKEGESGTIKVISLTREVKDRLSAIGLIPDQKIKIKRKLGKGTLSIIAMGAEVAIGSDIAKNILVLDERA
- the feoB gene encoding ferrous iron transport protein B, which encodes MVGNPNVGKSVFFSRLTGIGVDVSNYPGTTVEITKGTVKHEGQSINVVDLPGIYSLSASTEDERVAMKFLIQNCPDVIINVVDATRLTRNLNLTLQLLEIDIPMVVALNQIDAAEQMGIKIDVEALESELGVDIIPTIAIKGSGIDTTLHKAIEAVQPRRHQRCKKMRRRVKYDDHVERAIENIRKQVPETSRSICIRALEGDKEFVEGFCENPEKVLEASKASPEIEADHGISIKDTITRDRYGESGSMVQTVLKKSDVSKKFIDRVDDILTSNIWGLPIFAAFMLIMFYVVFNVGSYLEIGIVNLFETYVITPVGSALSGINPLALSAIIYGLLGLEAGLAIVIPFIGTFYVFLSLMEGTGYLPRVAFLLDRYMHRLGLHGRAIIPLLLGYGCNVPAIISARTLNTQREKIITVAMIALTPCSARTVIIMGLVGAFVGFWAAISIYVIELFIILLTGWTLGKGLSGDQVGFIMEMPPLRKPDVQVMLKKTWFRMKGFTFVAFPILILGSSLLGVIDTLGILAVFENMASPIFVGMLGLPAFTATAFIFGILRKEMALEILAVLAGTAIFIDAMTPLQIYVFALVATIYVPCAATIAVIGRELGWKNMILISGFTIILSIVVGTISNQLGLILL
- a CDS encoding rubrerythrin family protein; the protein is MGLQEILKATFKGETTEVGWYLAMSKIAEEEGLSHVATYLRQIAMDEAWHAAEVAKLLGMVKDTKSNLTMMLEGETMAEVEKGEAAEMARKEGNTAAALFFESAAKDEARHKAGLKGIVEKL